One genomic region from Cryptococcus gattii WM276 chromosome C, complete sequence encodes:
- a CDS encoding Integral subunit of the pre-mRNA cleavage and polyadenylation factor (CPF) complex, putative; Pfs2p (Similar to TIGR gene model, INSD accession AAW42164.1) has product MTAPIVPSDQHGNPLPGPSKPAANGTWRPSRYLEPLHPDNEEVLEQAAYQAAVTRSSGDDRKRKIKPRRTVDYQGGVQKWRMLNKLKGIHGFRPAIHPNPSDIVNFLPPVALQSNPSTSICDYWVHTSINKERSPTRVVRWTPDARRLLTGNDKGQFTLWNGASFNYESITQVHDDSIRSFTYSHNGQALVSTDKGGTIKYFTPHLTNIHGFQGHREACHDVSWSPNDERFVTCGDDGLVKIWSYREAKEEKSLSGHGWDVRCVDWHPTKGLIVSGSKDMLVKFWDPRTGKDLSTLHSSKSTINTCRWSPDGHLVATAGQDSVIRLFDIRTFRELEVLKGHEKEVNCIEWHPIHHSLLVSGDALGTINYFSLLSPTPSTPLTTLSAAHEDAVFSLSFHPLGHILCSGSKDFTARFWCRARPPGGQEFDKWHLSEEGAAQKELERITKREWGTGTGAGTNQSPAANAAGGGGEVALPGLSNLVAAVNNTVKTGPTNANGPPGLPGLPGLGAPNVRTGTPPSRVSTPSSMGPPGPGGQTQTQSQGQGQGGQFGRGRGALPSQNDMLRHNHVPRGFADRDRSSGGDRGGMDRDRDPRGRQDPRGNQMYGRGPGGPGGPPPGPPGQGSGPGQGGYIYPPAPPNYPPYPASSYPPPPPPPPPNNNNNNNPSGYPPAPNYAMPPGPGGPPQHYPYNRPPQGPPQNGPGGQGNYGAPASGGYGQYGGGGGGGYGRDGRR; this is encoded by the exons ATGACAGCGCCCATTGTCCCCTCAGACCAGCACGGCAACCCGCTCCCAGGCCCCTCAAAGCCCGCTGCCAACGGCACATGGCGCCCGTCCCGCTACCTCGAACCCCTCCACCCAGACAACGAAGAGGTCCTCGAACAGGCTGCCTACCAGGCCGCAGTCACTCGTTCCAGCGGCGACGACAGGAAGCGAAAGATAAAGCCTCGAAGAACAGTCGACTACCAAGGTGGCGTGCAGAAATGGAGAATG TTGAACAAGCTCAAGGGCATCCACGGATTCAGACCAGCCATACATCCCAACCCATCTGACATTGTCAAT TTTCTTCCTCCTGTAGCACTCCAGTCAAATCCATCCACCTCTATATGTGACTACTGGGTCCACACCTCGATAAATAAAGAACGTTCCCCTACCCGTGTCGTCAGA TGGACACCAGACGCCCGGCGTCTGCTTACAGGTAACGATAAGGGTCAATTCACACTCTGGAACGGTGCTTCTTTCAACTACGAGTCCATTACGCAAGTACATGACGACTCTATCCGGAGCTTTACCTACTCGCACAACGGCCAAGCGCTTGTTTCAACGGACAAGGGCGGCACGATCAAGTACTTTACACCGCATCTGACAAATATACATGGGTTTCAGGGCCATCGAGAAGCTTGTCATGATGTTAGTTGGAGTCCGAACGATGAGCGTTTCGTTACCTGTGGAGACGATGGACTGGTCAAGATTTGGAGCTATAGAGAAGccaaggaagaaaaaagtCTGAGTG GCCACGGCTGGGATGTGAGATGCGTTGATTGGCACCCAACAAAAGGTCTTATCGTTTCCGGCTCCAAAGATATGCTCGTCAAATTCTGGGATCCACGAACAGGCAAAGACCTCTCTACGCT CCACTCTTCCAAATCCACCATCAACACATGTCGATGGTCCCCCGATGGCCATCTCGTGGCAACTGCCGGCCAAGATTCAGTTATCCGCCTGTTTGACATTCGTACTTTCCGCGAGCTGGAAGTCTTAAAGGGCCATGAAAAAGAAGTCAACTGCATTGAATGGCACCCCATCCATCACTCTTTGCTCGTTTCCGGCGACGCGCTCGGTACTATCAACTacttttccctcctctctcccACTCCATCTACACCCCTCACCACGCTTTCAGCCGCTCATGAAGATGCAgtcttctctctctccttccatCCGCTTGGCCATATCCTCTGTTCGGGATCAAAGGATTTCACAGCACGATTCTGGTGTCGTGCAAGACCGCCGGGAGGACAAGAATTTGATAAATGGCATCTTTCCGAGGAAGGCGCTGCTCAAAAAGAACTTGAGCGTATCACCAAACGTGAATGGGGTACCGGTACCGGCGCGGGGACGAACCAGTCTCCTGCTGCGAATGCagctggtggtggtggcgaGGTTGCTTTACCTGGCTTATCCAACCTCGTCGCGGCTGTCAACAATACCGTCAAGACTGGCCCGACGAATGCCAATGGCCCCCCCGGCCTCCCAGGTCTTCCAGGGTTGGGTGCACCCAATGTTCGTACAGGGACCCCGCCGTCGCGCGTATCCACGCCTTCATCCATGGGACCACCCGGTCCCGGCGGACAAACACAAACACAATCACAAGGACAAGGACAAGGCGGTCAGtttggaagaggaagaggggcGCTTCCTAGTCAAAATGATATGCTTCGGCATAATCATGTCCCCCGTGGATTTGCAGATCGGGATAGGAGTAGTGGAGGAGACAGAGGCGGGATGGATAGGGATAGAGATCCACGAGGGAGGCAAGACCCAAGAGGTAATCAAATGTATGGCCGTGGACCAGGGGGACCGGGGGGGCCTCCTCCCGGACCTCCGGGACAAGGATCAGGACCTGGTCAAGGAGGATACATTTACCCACCTGCTCCTCCCAACTATCCCCCTTACCCGGCCTCATCTTACccgcctcctcctcccccccccccccccaacaacaacaacaacaacaaccCATCTGGTTATCCGCCAGCACCCAACTATGCTATGCCTCCTGGACCAGGTGGTCCACCTCAACATTATCCTTATAATCGGCCTCCACAGGGACCTCCTCAGAATGGCCCAGGTGGGCAAGGGAATTATGGCGCTCCCGCATCTGGTGGGTATGGCCAGTACGGCGGCGGCGGTGGCGGTGGGTACGGTCGGGATGGACGGAGATAA
- a CDS encoding Triacylglycerol lipase, putative (Similar to SGTC gene model, INSD accession EAL21717.1), producing MLPRATRVLYHPVKAMSHPHNIGSSKRQTLNLQPSSDIRHHQPPPSTEIADGAAKSRRKGKQRAEPLIIHLKETEESNRPVPALIDEAIHTSISPPSLSSSLESSFDRICPSPIPEPPLAHYPMSLRLRHPRLLTQLARSTLPTSSVSCPSLERHQHGRQWSLSEGVALGAGEGSSSWQRSGPTTALSDEPFPDLDPTTGLPLELSSRRTGSASPDAPSLHLQRTITGLLSTPAAKSVGESSGTKIMPNFNFSLPRVSFPSKPSLDFARPNFSTSSAQDDWGTWASGWWKGNKGKVDQMMSEEDKADTVEEEQEKLRKKYRSPKHPVVFCHGLLGFDYLGPASMPPLQISHWRGIREVLESNGVEVLIARVPATSSIKDRARILADFISEKYPGREINLIGHSMGGLDCRYLVSQIKDKSFKPISLTTISTPHRGSPFADYLIDNVIGRERLPALLGLLETMRLPQSGDGSAFSALGTNSMKEFNTEVTDSEDVKYYSWGASFDPGLLDTFKWPHSIIYAKEGPNDGLVSVHSAMWGEYRGTLVGVNHLDLVGWVNTVRYAVAGWTGKPIAFKPATFYLEVADYLAEQGF from the exons ATGCTCCCAAGAGCCACCAGAGTCCTATACCATCCTGTGAAGGCAATGTCTCATCCCCACAACATCGGCAGTTCCAAACGTCAAACCCTTAACTTACAGCCTTCTTCCGACAttcgtcatcatcaacCACCGCCATCCACTGAAATAGCAGATGGCGCTGCTAAGAGTAGACGCAAAGGCAAGCAAAGGGCAGAGCCCCTCATTATACATCTGAAAGAAACGGAGGAATCCAATCGCCCTGTACCTGCTCTCATAGACGAGGCGATACACACTTCAATATCACCACCGTCTCTCTCCTCAAGCCTTGAATCATCATTTGACAGAATCTGTCCCTCACCCATACCTGAGCCCCCGCTCGCTCATTATCCTATGTCTTTACGGCTGCGGCATCCTCGTCTACTCACTCAGCTTGCAAGATCTACGCTACCAACATCAAGTGTGAGTTGCCCATCCCTTGAGCGACATCAGCATGGACGACAATGGTCCCTATCAGAAGGCGTTGCCTTGGGAGCAGGTGAAGGGTCGAGCTCATGGCAAAGATCGGGGCCTACCACGGCACTGTCAGACGAGCCTTTTCCTGACCTTGATCCTACTACCGGCTTGCCTCTGGAGCTATCGTCGCGTCGCACAGGTTCTGCATCCCCAGATGCTCCTTCTTTACATCTTCAAAGAACAATAACTGGGCTTTTGTCAACTCCCGCTGCCAAGTCGGTCGGAGAGTCGTCCGGCACGAAGATCATGCCCAATTTTAatttctctctccctcGTGTGTCTTTCCCGTCAAAACCCAGTCTAGATTTTGCAAGGCCGAATTTCTCTACGTCTTCCGCACAGGATGACTGGGGCACTTGGGCGAGTGGATGGTGGAAAGGCAATAAGGGGAAAGTGGATCAGATGATGAGCGAGGAAGACAAAGCAGACACggttgaagaggagcagGAAAAGCTAAGGAAGAAAT ATCGGTCTCCAAAGCACCCTGTAGTGTTCTGCCACGGCCTTTTAGGGTTTGATTACCTTGGTCCCGCCAGCATGCCGCC TCTTCAAATATCCCACTGGAGGGGTATAAGGGAAGTATTAGAATCGAACGGTGTAGAAGTCTTAATTGCTAGAGTACCTGCTACTTCATCTATCAAAGACCGAGCCCGAATTCTCGCAGATTTCATCTCGGAGAAATATCCCGGGCGGGAAATCAACCTAATAGGTCATAGCATG GGCGGTCTTGACTGTCGGTATCTTGTATCTCAGATCAAAGACAAGTCTTTCAAGCCAATCTCTCTGACGACCATCTCCACCCCTCACCGTGGTTCACCTTTCGCCGACTATCTAATTGATAACGTCATCGGACGAGAGCGATTACCGGCATTACTTGGGCTATTAGAAACGATGCGTCTCCCACAATCTGGTGATGGCTCGGCATTCAGTGCCCTGGGCACAAACTCGATGAAAGAATTCAACACGGAGGTGACTGATAGCGAAGACGTCAAGTATTATTCCTGGGGCGCCAGTTTCGATCCGGGTTTGCTTGATACTTTTAAATGGCCACATTCGATCATCTATGCAAAGGAAGGACCAAATGATGGATTAGTCTCTGTCCATAGTGCAATGTGGGGGGAATATAGGGGTACCCTGGTGGGAGTGAATCATTTGGACTT GGTCGGATGGGTCAATACTGTTAGGTATGCTGTAGCCGGGTGGACGGGAAAGCCAATAGCTTTTAAACCTGCTACCTTTTACCTCGAGGTC GCCGACTATTTAGCGGAGCAAGGTTTCTGA
- a CDS encoding uncharacterized protein (Similar to SGTC gene model, INSD accession EAL21716.1) — protein MSSPHKQFKLPSHQGRKLNEPLLPLHLALAWIIIRVFPINNDLQSLPVYSSQFTQRVLHIVAREILDVGSEPATFGSLKAELDRLVKAETIQIIKKNEKKRSRGVHVEHEFEDAEENRSWLGDMSDRFDDVADGCSFIDGLDKELRERLNYGDDDEPIEMPPPIERHSPLGIFCRNLINILRKLSFDETAHLSSEVSKWCGVGSSGSSKPVTAWSLDRKSGMEDNLDKRIQAMQDYQTANSSADYSGALASLRGFYDYQFPSANKGQHQHALLNIAVFHYSTGGLEFARSAIDEAIRVARTADDKACLQHCTRTVLMIASLSQRLEAEINSLAFTATETVKIHQTPIPVSRLPNVSTPMDELWTVKTALDLGEPVHIAFRRIHAALGKEYQTEALDDEDERLSSKQWATGQGLEDTAWYATQAGLWNLLGSNALANFHEELALSEVEPWSDGRLTMILAQAQRVSFNIKGGTFVDKCR, from the exons ATGTCTTCCCCCCATAAACAATTTAAACTCCCGTCTCATCAGGGCAGAAAACTCAACGAGCCCCTCCTGCCACTGCATCTCGCCTTGGCCTGGATAATCATTCGTGTTTTCCCCATCAACAACGATCTACAGAGCTTACCTGTGTATTCTTCGCAGTTCACACAGAGGGTGCTCCACATTGTGGCTCGTGAAATACTAGAT GTTGGAAGCGAACCAGCAACTTTCGGATCTCTTAAGGCGGAACTCGACCGTCTCGTCAAGGCCGAAACCATACAAATAATCAAAAAGaatgaaaagaagagatcgCGAGGCGTTCATGTTGAACATGAGTTTGAAGATGCTGAAGAAAATCGAAGCTGGCTTGGTGACATG AGCGACAGATTCGATGACGTAGCAGATGGTTGTAGTTTTATCGATG GTCTAGATAAGGAGTTACGAGAAAGACTGAACTATGGGGACGACGATGAG CCGATTGAAATGCCCCCTCCAATA GAGCGACACTCGCCCCTTGGCATATTCTGCCGAAATCTCATCAACATACTCCGCAAACTTTCCTTCGATGAGACTGCCCATCTTTCAAGCGAGGTATCTAAATGGTGTGGAGTAGGGTCTAGCGGGTCATCGAAACCGGTAACTGCGTGGTCTCTTGATC GTAAATCTGGCATGGAGGACAACTTGGACAAAAGGATTCAAGCTATGCAAGA CTACCAGACAGCAAACTCGTCAGCTGACTACTCCGGAGCCCTAGCATCCTTACGAGGGTTTTATGATTATCAGTTCCCTTCCGCCAACAAAGGGCAACACCAACATGCTTTACTAAACATTGCCGTATTTCATTACTCAACAGGAGGCCTAGAATTTGCACGGTCG GCCATTGATGAGGCCATCCGCGTGGCAAGGACGGCCGATGACAAAGCATGTCTTCAGCACTGTACTAG GACTGTACTCATGATAGCCAGTCTTTCACAGCGCCTTGAGGCAGAAATCAACTCTCTGGCTTTTACAGCTACTGAAACGGTGAAAATTCACCAGACACCAATACCTGTCTCTCGCCTGCCCAACGTTTCCACGCCGATGGATGAGCTATGGACAGTGAAAACTGCCCTTGACCTT GGTGAACCTGTGCACATTGCATTTCGACGCATTCATGCAGCGTTAGGTAAGGAGTACCAAACCGAGGCcttggatgatgaagatgagcGTCTGTCTTCGAAGCAGTGGGCAACTGGACAAGGGCTCGAGGACACCGCCTGGTATGCAACTCAAGCTGGGCTATGGAATCTTCTCG GTTCAAATGCTTTAGCAAATTTCCACGAAGAATTAGCGCTCAGCGAAGTAGAACCTTGGAGTGACGGACGCTTGACAATGATTCTTGCTCAGGCACAGAGGGTGAGTTTCAATATCAAAGGGGGTACCTTTGTTGACAAATGCCGGTGA
- a CDS encoding mRNA (guanine-N7-)-methyltransferase, putative (Similar to TIGR gene model, INSD accession AAW42167.1), which yields MVYDPIRDCDVPSPTPAVRRSSSLRGLLNDPPCPPAPIHEDAESHRPTLSNILNDAPRQRSMLPPQQPIRSPSMSLSPRSQNHSLPYPGSRPGSAAGSAHPFGHDPRQGTLSPVLSARHMSEDHPRPTSSSSASGRRYTEPVVQTPVAAAHLGSSAYRPRQTSTPGNPSSSYAPRFTPQPTTTPSSPATSQHTPYTPHHSAPPRTIPYIPHRQSAPSSILRPIYPDEIAHLRQLAHANNPLRRKPARVPEPTPVPRRSLPSENDHSYFPPQASHHQLQWDDRRPSAPPSDISHRGPTPSSTPGAPHSSYNQYPPNWEAQTPGSNGNGNGNGNGDGDKSGRLGKRRARDEEEDGDDERNKKVVSGPVAGQVYSKKVAAVAEHYNARPDVGVERREFSPIIGLKKFNNWIKSVLIGKFAHRPRGKVLDVGCGKGGDLNKWKQARIGLYVGLDVADQSVQQAADRYRRMPRPGFDAFFYAHDCFSNPLSDVLSPELQIKDLYDNVTMQFCMHYAFENAAKARMMIENVSRYLRRGGIFIGTIPNAELLLERLNELPEHDEELRFGNSCYSIQFRERQHKGVYGHDYRFYLTDAVEDVPEYLVDWENFVSLASESGLRLVYKKAFHEILQEEKDSRDFGPLLGKMGVLNEYGESAMDADQWEAANLYMGFAFEKM from the exons ATGGTATACGATCCGATCCGGGACTGCGATGTCCCCTCCCCCACCCCCGCCGTACGCCGCTCCAGCAGCCTCAGAGGCCTCCTCAACGACCCCCCTTGCCCCCCCGCCCCCATCCACGAAGACGCCGAGAGCCACAGGCCGACGCTCAGCAACATCCTCAACGACGCTCCCCGCCAGCGCAGCATGTTGCCCCCGCAGCAGCCCATACGCTCACCGTCTATGAGCCTCTCGCCCAGAAGCCAGAACCACTCCCTGCCATATCCAGGCTCCCGTCCAGGTTCAGCCGCCGGGTCAGCGCATCCGTTCGGGCATGATCCCAGGCAGGGCACCCTCTCGCCAGTCTTGTCTGCGAGACACATGTCGGAAGACCACCCGAGACCGACGTCGTCAAGTTCTGCCAGTGGGCGCCGCTACACTGAGCCTGTTGTGCAGACGCCTGTCGCGGCAGCACATCTTGGTTCGTCGGCGTATCGTCCTCGGCAGACATCTACGCCAGGCAACCCTTCGTCGTCTTATGCGCCCCGTTTCACGCCACAGCCTACCACCACACCGTCCTCGCCTGCCACATCACAACACACGCCGTATACACCTCACCATTCTGCGCCTCCTCGCACAATCCCTTATATCCCTCATCGACAGTCTGCACCGTCATCTATTCTTCGTCCAATCTACCCAGATGAAATCGCCCATCTTCGTCAACTAGCGCACGCTAACAATCCCCTTCGGCGAAAACCCGCAAGAGTTCCTGAACCTACACCGGTCCCCAGGAGAAGCTTACCGAGCGAGAATGATCATTCGTATTTCCCTCCTCAGGCGTCCCACCACCAGCTGCAGTGGGACGATCGCCGACCTTCTGCTCCGCCATCTGACATTTCTCACCGAGGTCCTACGCCATCCAGCACCCCTGGTGCGCCACATTCAAGCTATAACCAGTACCCGCCCAACTGGGAAGCTCAAACGCCCGGCAGTAACGGCAACGGCAATGGCAATGGCAATGGCGACGGCGACAAATCTGGCCGGCTGGGTAAACGAAGGGCAagagacgaagaggaggacGGTGACGATGAGCGGAATAAAAAAGTTGTTTCGGGTCCCGTGGCAGGACAAGTGTATAGCAAAAAAGTGGCTGCTGTCGCCGAGCACT ATAATGCTCGACCAGACGTAGGCGTCGAGCGCCGTGAATTCTCTCCCATTATCGGTCTCAAAAAATTCAACAATTGGATCAAATCGGTGCTCATTGGGAAATTTGCACATAGACCTCGAGGAAAAGTTTTAGATGTAGGGTGTGGAAAAGGAGGGGATTTGAACAAGTGGAAACAAGCTAGGATCGGGCTTTATGTGGGGCTTG ATGTGGCGGATCAGTCGGTACAACAAGCAGCAGATAGGTACAGGCGGATGCCTAGACCTGGATTTGACGCATTCTTCTATGCTCATGATTGTTTCTCT AACCCACTGAGTGACGTCCTCAGCCCCGAACTTCAGATCAAAGACCTTTACGACAATGTCACCATGCAATTCTGCATGCACTATGCATTTGAGAATGCCGCAAAGGCAAGGATGATGATTGAGAATGTATCGAGATATCTCCGCCGGGGAGGGATCTTTATCGGAACGATCCCTAATGCTGAATTACTCTT AGAAAGACTGAACGAGTTACCAGAGCATGATGAAGAACTTCGATTTGGCAATTCGTGTTACTCTATTCAGTTTAGAGAGAGGCAACATAAGGGCGTGTACGGACACGACTATCGATTCTATTTGACAGATGCGGTGGAGGACGTCCCAGAGTACCTCGTGGACTGGGAAAATTTCGTCTC GCTGGCTTCCGAGTCTGGTCTTCGATTGGTCTACAAAAAAGCATTTCATGAAATTCTCcaggaagaaaaagataGCAGAGATTTCGGCCCACTCCTGGGTAAAATGGGAGTGCTGAATGAGTATGGGGAGAGTGCGATGGATGCGGACCAGTGGGAAGCTGCGA ATTTGTATATGGGTTTTGCGTTTGAAAAAATGTGA